The DNA segment AAGTCTCAGGAAACACCCGACCGAGAATTGAAGTTAGCGCGAAAGCGCATGAAGGAGGTTTCAAATGGCTGAACTGAAATTCAAACCCGTCCGCCATTCGCACAAGGAGTTTCTTGCGAAGGCAGCAACCCGCAAGGGGTTCGTCGAAGCCTATGACGCCCTTGCTCTTGAGTACCAGGTTGCCGGCCAAATGCTCAAGGCGCGTTCTCGTGCCGGCCTGACGCAAGACGCCGTTGCTGAACGAATGGGAACAACCAAAAGCGCGGTTTCGAGGCTCGAATCTGCTGGAAAGCATGCCCCGTCGCTCGCAACGCTCAAACGGTA comes from the Sulfuritalea hydrogenivorans sk43H genome and includes:
- a CDS encoding helix-turn-helix domain-containing protein produces the protein MAELKFKPVRHSHKEFLAKAATRKGFVEAYDALALEYQVAGQMLKARSRAGLTQDAVAERMGTTKSAVSRLESAGKHAPSLATLKRYAQAVGCELQVKLVRQRAA